The Rhizobium viscosum genomic sequence CGCCGGGAGATGGAATTCACTGAGGCCCGCCAGCGAATGGCCCGCATGCCGCGTGGTGCAGCCCATATTGTCAATCCGGTGTCGACCGCACCCGGCTTCATCATAGGCAATGTCTATGTCATGGCGGGTGTCCCGCAGGTCTTCCAGGCCATGGTCGATAATGTACTGCCGATGCTGAAGACGGGCACGCCGGTCCTCTCGCTCGCTATCGCCTGCCCTTATGGCGAAGGCGAGATCGGCACGCCATTGGCAGCGATCCAGAAGGCACATCCGGAAACCAGCATCGGCTCCTATCCGCGTTACGTGGGGCAGAAATTTTCAACCGAGATCGTGGTGCGGGGCCGCTCGCAGGATGTGATCGAGGCGGCGGGTGCGGATGTACGGGCCATGATCGAGGCTATCAGACGCAGGAAGGATATTGCCGAGAACTATCAGGCGGAAGCATGAGGACACGGTGCGGTCTTGATCATGGTCAAGGAACCGCAGCGCATTCCGGCGCATTCCTTTCCTCGCGGAGCATCATTTCAGCCGCAAAGGAGAATTGATATGTCTTATAAAACCATTCTCGCCATTCTGGATACCGCAGACAATAGCGGCGCCGTCGCCGATTTCGCCTTTGCCATTGCCGCAGAAAGCGGCGCCCATGTGATC encodes the following:
- a CDS encoding competence/damage-inducible protein A produces the protein MSNETVVTAAMLAIGDELLSGRTKDKNIGHLADMLTISGIDLKEVRIVADEEDAIVEALNAIRGKYDYVFTSGGIGPTHDDITADAVSKAFGVPCEHDAAAMVLLAEMYKRREMEFTEARQRMARMPRGAAHIVNPVSTAPGFIIGNVYVMAGVPQVFQAMVDNVLPMLKTGTPVLSLAIACPYGEGEIGTPLAAIQKAHPETSIGSYPRYVGQKFSTEIVVRGRSQDVIEAAGADVRAMIEAIRRRKDIAENYQAEA